One genomic segment of Erythrolamprus reginae isolate rEryReg1 chromosome 2, rEryReg1.hap1, whole genome shotgun sequence includes these proteins:
- the PCTP gene encoding LOW QUALITY PROTEIN: phosphatidylcholine transfer protein (The sequence of the model RefSeq protein was modified relative to this genomic sequence to represent the inferred CDS: inserted 1 base in 1 codon), with amino-acid sequence MCPPEIFTNLVRRLPGGLPKAAAKDELNGGDSCDGPFSVGMSRSSVSNVASSSAAHLRRPEQHRPAFSEDQFLAVSKELVSSSGRLDSSWQILVNVQGLCIYRLYDEKSGLYEYKIYSILTDCSPELCADVYMDLNYRTKWDQFVKNVREKTQDGRTAIYWEVKXPFPLANRDYVFVRERQDIERDGQKIYVILAKSMNTVKFSENPGIVRVKNFRQGVAFASDGKKGCKVFMTYFDDPGGKLPSWVVNWAVKTGVPNFLKDMQKACQSYRKR; translated from the exons ATGTGCCCGCCGGAGATCTTTACCAACCTGGTCCGAAGGCTCCCCGGTGGCCTTCCTAAGGCGGCGGCCAAGGACGAGCTAAACGGAGGCGACAGCTGCGACGGCCCTTTCTCAGTGGGGATGTCCCGAAGCAGCGTCAGTAACGTAGCTTCTTCCTCGGCTGCCCACCTCCGCAGGCCGGAGCAACATCGCCCGGCCTTTTCCGAGGACCAGTTCCTGGCCGTTTCCAAGGAGCTAGTCAGCTCTAGTGGGCGCCTCGACAGCTCTTGGCAGATCCTCGTCAACGTCCAGGGTCTCTGCATCTACCGGCTGTACGACGAG AAATCGGGATTGTATGAATATAAAATCTATAGCATACTTACTGATTGTTCCCCAGAGCTATGTGCTGATGTTTATATGGACTTAAACTACAGAACAAAATGGGACCAATTTGTTAAAA ATGTACGTGAGAAAACTCAGGATGGTAGAACAGCTATTTACTGGGAAGTGA TTCCCTTTCCGTTGGCTAACAGAGAT TATGTTTTTGTTCGTGAGCGTCAAGATATAGAGCGTGATGGACAGAAGATCTATGTTATATTGGCTAAAAGTATGAATACTGTTAAATTCTCAGAAAACCCTGGGATTGTTAGAGTAAAGAATTTTAGACAAGGTGTGGCATTTGCAAGTGATGGGAAGAAAGGGTGCAAAg TTTTCATGACCTATTTCGATGATCCTGGTGGAAAGCTTCCTTCATGGGTTGTCAATTGGGCAGTTAAG ACTGGAGTTCCCAACTTCTTGAAAGACATGCAGAAAGCTTGCCAGAGTTATCGTAAGAGATAA